A DNA window from Paraclostridium bifermentans contains the following coding sequences:
- a CDS encoding sugar O-acetyltransferase, whose amino-acid sequence MTEKEKLLNGDYYNTRDSELIIMYKKARELINKFNAEMIENSNEILKDLLGNIEEGVWIEKSFFCDYGKHISVGQNTFINYNCTFLDCNKITIGKNVLIGPGTGIYTATHPIDHKERLNLNKEGEAPYKTYALPVKIGDNVWIGGNVSIMPGVTIGDNSVIGAGSVVTKSVPNNVVVAGNPCRIIKNIE is encoded by the coding sequence ATGACTGAAAAAGAAAAATTATTAAATGGAGATTATTATAATACTAGGGATAGTGAACTTATAATTATGTATAAAAAGGCAAGAGAATTAATCAACAAGTTTAATGCTGAAATGATAGAAAATTCAAATGAAATTCTTAAAGATTTACTTGGAAATATAGAAGAAGGGGTTTGGATAGAGAAGTCTTTTTTCTGTGACTATGGAAAACATATTTCAGTAGGTCAAAATACATTTATAAATTATAATTGTACATTTTTAGACTGTAATAAGATAACTATAGGAAAAAATGTATTAATAGGGCCAGGAACTGGAATTTATACAGCTACGCATCCTATAGATCACAAAGAAAGGTTAAATTTAAATAAAGAAGGAGAAGCACCATACAAAACTTATGCACTTCCTGTAAAGATAGGAGATAATGTTTGGATAGGCGGAAATGTAAGCATAATGCCTGGAGTGACTATAGGCGACAATAGTGTTATAGGAGCTGGAAGTGTTGTTACAAAGTCAGTACCTAACAATGTAG